Proteins from a single region of Colias croceus chromosome Z, ilColCroc2.1:
- the LOC123705215 gene encoding atypical kinase COQ8B, mitochondrial isoform X2, translating to MILGFKITMDAQLQDEIEQLNKEFDKTFESLKKSQVQTNVSGSIPSNAIVVPLEKLKSQVDRLKVTPIVTPKVLEHASDPVEKVTSIDVEQSKPSPAAKPVVKKKLKVSLSASSKPRVVPSSRIGRMISFGSLAAGLGVGTVAQYARNTLQSVTGKPDDTSNAFLSPANAERIVDTLCKVRGAALKLGQLLSIQDESMIPSDLQRIFERVRQSADFMPTWQVEKVMTSQLGPDWRNRVQSFEEKPFAAASIGQVHLAVLHSGQEVAMKVQYPGVAKGINSDIDNLVGVLKVWNVFPKGMFIDNVVEVAKKELAWEVDYIREAECTRKFKRLLAPFPEYYVPEVIDDLCAPEVMTTELIDGQPIDKLFDADEETRYDIAYKIMQLCLREMFVLRCMQTDPNWANFFYNTNTKQLVLLDFGATREYSKEFMDQYIEIINAASEGDRDAILQMSRDMKFLTGYESKLMEETHVDTVMIMGEVFTKEGSQGFDFGSQSTTKRIQSLVPTILTHRLCPPPEEIYSLHRKLSGVFLLCSKLKVKMNCREMFQDIYRQYKSNGFE from the exons ATGATTTTGGgttttaaaatt ACTATGGATGCCCAATTGCAAGATGAGATTGAACAACTGAACAAGGAATTTGACAAAACATTTGAAAGCTTGAAGAAGTCACAAGTACAAACTAATGTCTCTGGATCCATACCTTCCAATGCAATTGTTGTGCCTTTAGAAAAGTTGAAATCTCAAGTGGATCGGCTTAAAGTTACTCCAATTGTTACACCTAAGGTATTAGAACATGCATCAGATCCAGTAGAAAAAGTAACATCTATTGATGTTGAGCAGAGTAAACCATCTCCAGCAGCTAAACCAGTTGTAAAGAAGAAATTAAAAGTatca TTGAGCGCAAGTTCCAAGCCAAGAGTAGTTCCATCTTCACGTATAGGTAGAATGATTTCATTTGGTTCGTTAGCAGCTGGTCTGGGAGTGGGCACAGTGGCTCAGTATGCCAGGAACACTCTGCAGTCCGTAACGGGGAAACCGGATGACACCAGTAATGCATTCCTCTCTCCAGCCAATGCTGAAAGGATTGTAGACACGCTTTGCAAAGTAAGAG GTGCTGCCCTAAAATTGGGACAACTCTTGAGCATACAAGACGAGTCAATGATACCGTCGGACTTGCAGCGAATTTTCGAGCGCGTGCGTCAGTCAGCCGACTTCATGCCCACGTGGCAAGTTGAGAAAGTTATGACGTCACAGCTCGGGCCTGATTGGCGAAATCGGGTGCAGTCCTTTGAAGAGAAGCCGTTTGCTGCTGCATCTATAG gCCAAGTACACTTAGCGGTTCTACACAGTGGTCAGGAAGTGGCTATGAAAGTGCAGTATCCGGGTGTAGCCAAGGGAATTAATAGTGACATTGATAATCTCGTTGGTGTTCTAAAG gTATGGAATGTATTTCCGAAGGGCATGTTCATAGATAATGTTGTGGAGGTTGCGAAGAAGGAGCTTGCTTGGGAAGTGGATTACATTCGAGAGGCGGAATGTACTAGAAAGTTCAAGAGGCTTCTAGCGCCCTTCCCCGAGTATTACGTTCCTGAAGTTATAG acGATTTATGTGCGCCAGAAGTGATGACCACAGAGTTAATAGATGGCCAGCCCATAGACAAGCTATTTGATGCAGACGAAGAGACGAGATACGACATCGCTTATAAAATCATGCAGCTTTGCTTGCGAGAGATGTTTGTGTTGCGTTGTATGCAGACGGATCCCAATTGGGCGAACTTCTTTTATAACACCAATACTAAACAG TTGGTTCTATTGGATTTCGGTGCGACGCGTGAATACTCGAAAGAGTTTATGGATCAATACATTGAGATTATAAACGCAGCGTCAGAGGGTGATCGAGATGCTATTCTACAGATGTCGCGTGATATGAAATTCTTAACAGGTTACGAGTCTAAG CTAATGGAAGAAACGCACGTGGACACAGTTATGATAATGGGCGAAGTATTCACCAAAGAAGGCTCACAGGGCTTCGACTTTGGTTCACAGAGCACTACGAAGCGAATACAATCCCTCGTGCCCACAATACTAACGCACAGACTATGTCCACCCCCAGAAGAAATATATTCCTTGCATCGCAAACTCTCTGGCGTCTTCCTACTCTGTTCAAAATTGAAGGTCAAAATGAACTGCCGCGAAATGTTCCAAGATATCTACAGGCAGTATAAGAGCAATGGCTTCGAGTGA
- the LOC123705215 gene encoding atypical kinase COQ8B, mitochondrial isoform X1 translates to MSHINDFIGVVRGIRQVVEASLKLQQESTRLIWNNSSFKPLIQNCPSNTFTNKANPDTPKDIFERALVVVHGLRQYALMHVPNFNSNVEKQTMDAQLQDEIEQLNKEFDKTFESLKKSQVQTNVSGSIPSNAIVVPLEKLKSQVDRLKVTPIVTPKVLEHASDPVEKVTSIDVEQSKPSPAAKPVVKKKLKVSLSASSKPRVVPSSRIGRMISFGSLAAGLGVGTVAQYARNTLQSVTGKPDDTSNAFLSPANAERIVDTLCKVRGAALKLGQLLSIQDESMIPSDLQRIFERVRQSADFMPTWQVEKVMTSQLGPDWRNRVQSFEEKPFAAASIGQVHLAVLHSGQEVAMKVQYPGVAKGINSDIDNLVGVLKVWNVFPKGMFIDNVVEVAKKELAWEVDYIREAECTRKFKRLLAPFPEYYVPEVIDDLCAPEVMTTELIDGQPIDKLFDADEETRYDIAYKIMQLCLREMFVLRCMQTDPNWANFFYNTNTKQLVLLDFGATREYSKEFMDQYIEIINAASEGDRDAILQMSRDMKFLTGYESKLMEETHVDTVMIMGEVFTKEGSQGFDFGSQSTTKRIQSLVPTILTHRLCPPPEEIYSLHRKLSGVFLLCSKLKVKMNCREMFQDIYRQYKSNGFE, encoded by the exons ATGTCTCATATTAACGACTTCATAGGTGTAGTGAGGGGTATTCGTCAAGTTGTGGAGGCTAGCCTTAAATTACAACAAGAAAGCACTAGACTAATATGGAATAACTCAAGCTTTAAACCGCTAATCCAAAATTGTCCTTCTAACACCTTTACAAATAAAGCAAACCCTGATACACCTAAAGATATTTTCGAAAGAGCTTTGGTTGTGGTACATGGTCTTAGGCAATATGCTCTGATGCATGTACCCAATTTTAATAGTAATGTTGAAAAACAGACTATGGATGCCCAATTGCAAGATGAGATTGAACAACTGAACAAGGAATTTGACAAAACATTTGAAAGCTTGAAGAAGTCACAAGTACAAACTAATGTCTCTGGATCCATACCTTCCAATGCAATTGTTGTGCCTTTAGAAAAGTTGAAATCTCAAGTGGATCGGCTTAAAGTTACTCCAATTGTTACACCTAAGGTATTAGAACATGCATCAGATCCAGTAGAAAAAGTAACATCTATTGATGTTGAGCAGAGTAAACCATCTCCAGCAGCTAAACCAGTTGTAAAGAAGAAATTAAAAGTatca TTGAGCGCAAGTTCCAAGCCAAGAGTAGTTCCATCTTCACGTATAGGTAGAATGATTTCATTTGGTTCGTTAGCAGCTGGTCTGGGAGTGGGCACAGTGGCTCAGTATGCCAGGAACACTCTGCAGTCCGTAACGGGGAAACCGGATGACACCAGTAATGCATTCCTCTCTCCAGCCAATGCTGAAAGGATTGTAGACACGCTTTGCAAAGTAAGAG GTGCTGCCCTAAAATTGGGACAACTCTTGAGCATACAAGACGAGTCAATGATACCGTCGGACTTGCAGCGAATTTTCGAGCGCGTGCGTCAGTCAGCCGACTTCATGCCCACGTGGCAAGTTGAGAAAGTTATGACGTCACAGCTCGGGCCTGATTGGCGAAATCGGGTGCAGTCCTTTGAAGAGAAGCCGTTTGCTGCTGCATCTATAG gCCAAGTACACTTAGCGGTTCTACACAGTGGTCAGGAAGTGGCTATGAAAGTGCAGTATCCGGGTGTAGCCAAGGGAATTAATAGTGACATTGATAATCTCGTTGGTGTTCTAAAG gTATGGAATGTATTTCCGAAGGGCATGTTCATAGATAATGTTGTGGAGGTTGCGAAGAAGGAGCTTGCTTGGGAAGTGGATTACATTCGAGAGGCGGAATGTACTAGAAAGTTCAAGAGGCTTCTAGCGCCCTTCCCCGAGTATTACGTTCCTGAAGTTATAG acGATTTATGTGCGCCAGAAGTGATGACCACAGAGTTAATAGATGGCCAGCCCATAGACAAGCTATTTGATGCAGACGAAGAGACGAGATACGACATCGCTTATAAAATCATGCAGCTTTGCTTGCGAGAGATGTTTGTGTTGCGTTGTATGCAGACGGATCCCAATTGGGCGAACTTCTTTTATAACACCAATACTAAACAG TTGGTTCTATTGGATTTCGGTGCGACGCGTGAATACTCGAAAGAGTTTATGGATCAATACATTGAGATTATAAACGCAGCGTCAGAGGGTGATCGAGATGCTATTCTACAGATGTCGCGTGATATGAAATTCTTAACAGGTTACGAGTCTAAG CTAATGGAAGAAACGCACGTGGACACAGTTATGATAATGGGCGAAGTATTCACCAAAGAAGGCTCACAGGGCTTCGACTTTGGTTCACAGAGCACTACGAAGCGAATACAATCCCTCGTGCCCACAATACTAACGCACAGACTATGTCCACCCCCAGAAGAAATATATTCCTTGCATCGCAAACTCTCTGGCGTCTTCCTACTCTGTTCAAAATTGAAGGTCAAAATGAACTGCCGCGAAATGTTCCAAGATATCTACAGGCAGTATAAGAGCAATGGCTTCGAGTGA
- the LOC123705215 gene encoding atypical kinase COQ8B, mitochondrial isoform X3, whose product MDAQLQDEIEQLNKEFDKTFESLKKSQVQTNVSGSIPSNAIVVPLEKLKSQVDRLKVTPIVTPKVLEHASDPVEKVTSIDVEQSKPSPAAKPVVKKKLKVSLSASSKPRVVPSSRIGRMISFGSLAAGLGVGTVAQYARNTLQSVTGKPDDTSNAFLSPANAERIVDTLCKVRGAALKLGQLLSIQDESMIPSDLQRIFERVRQSADFMPTWQVEKVMTSQLGPDWRNRVQSFEEKPFAAASIGQVHLAVLHSGQEVAMKVQYPGVAKGINSDIDNLVGVLKVWNVFPKGMFIDNVVEVAKKELAWEVDYIREAECTRKFKRLLAPFPEYYVPEVIDDLCAPEVMTTELIDGQPIDKLFDADEETRYDIAYKIMQLCLREMFVLRCMQTDPNWANFFYNTNTKQLVLLDFGATREYSKEFMDQYIEIINAASEGDRDAILQMSRDMKFLTGYESKLMEETHVDTVMIMGEVFTKEGSQGFDFGSQSTTKRIQSLVPTILTHRLCPPPEEIYSLHRKLSGVFLLCSKLKVKMNCREMFQDIYRQYKSNGFE is encoded by the exons ATGGATGCCCAATTGCAAGATGAGATTGAACAACTGAACAAGGAATTTGACAAAACATTTGAAAGCTTGAAGAAGTCACAAGTACAAACTAATGTCTCTGGATCCATACCTTCCAATGCAATTGTTGTGCCTTTAGAAAAGTTGAAATCTCAAGTGGATCGGCTTAAAGTTACTCCAATTGTTACACCTAAGGTATTAGAACATGCATCAGATCCAGTAGAAAAAGTAACATCTATTGATGTTGAGCAGAGTAAACCATCTCCAGCAGCTAAACCAGTTGTAAAGAAGAAATTAAAAGTatca TTGAGCGCAAGTTCCAAGCCAAGAGTAGTTCCATCTTCACGTATAGGTAGAATGATTTCATTTGGTTCGTTAGCAGCTGGTCTGGGAGTGGGCACAGTGGCTCAGTATGCCAGGAACACTCTGCAGTCCGTAACGGGGAAACCGGATGACACCAGTAATGCATTCCTCTCTCCAGCCAATGCTGAAAGGATTGTAGACACGCTTTGCAAAGTAAGAG GTGCTGCCCTAAAATTGGGACAACTCTTGAGCATACAAGACGAGTCAATGATACCGTCGGACTTGCAGCGAATTTTCGAGCGCGTGCGTCAGTCAGCCGACTTCATGCCCACGTGGCAAGTTGAGAAAGTTATGACGTCACAGCTCGGGCCTGATTGGCGAAATCGGGTGCAGTCCTTTGAAGAGAAGCCGTTTGCTGCTGCATCTATAG gCCAAGTACACTTAGCGGTTCTACACAGTGGTCAGGAAGTGGCTATGAAAGTGCAGTATCCGGGTGTAGCCAAGGGAATTAATAGTGACATTGATAATCTCGTTGGTGTTCTAAAG gTATGGAATGTATTTCCGAAGGGCATGTTCATAGATAATGTTGTGGAGGTTGCGAAGAAGGAGCTTGCTTGGGAAGTGGATTACATTCGAGAGGCGGAATGTACTAGAAAGTTCAAGAGGCTTCTAGCGCCCTTCCCCGAGTATTACGTTCCTGAAGTTATAG acGATTTATGTGCGCCAGAAGTGATGACCACAGAGTTAATAGATGGCCAGCCCATAGACAAGCTATTTGATGCAGACGAAGAGACGAGATACGACATCGCTTATAAAATCATGCAGCTTTGCTTGCGAGAGATGTTTGTGTTGCGTTGTATGCAGACGGATCCCAATTGGGCGAACTTCTTTTATAACACCAATACTAAACAG TTGGTTCTATTGGATTTCGGTGCGACGCGTGAATACTCGAAAGAGTTTATGGATCAATACATTGAGATTATAAACGCAGCGTCAGAGGGTGATCGAGATGCTATTCTACAGATGTCGCGTGATATGAAATTCTTAACAGGTTACGAGTCTAAG CTAATGGAAGAAACGCACGTGGACACAGTTATGATAATGGGCGAAGTATTCACCAAAGAAGGCTCACAGGGCTTCGACTTTGGTTCACAGAGCACTACGAAGCGAATACAATCCCTCGTGCCCACAATACTAACGCACAGACTATGTCCACCCCCAGAAGAAATATATTCCTTGCATCGCAAACTCTCTGGCGTCTTCCTACTCTGTTCAAAATTGAAGGTCAAAATGAACTGCCGCGAAATGTTCCAAGATATCTACAGGCAGTATAAGAGCAATGGCTTCGAGTGA